One Fibrobacter succinogenes DNA window includes the following coding sequences:
- a CDS encoding glycosyltransferase has product MSKIGIVLATYNGEKYLSQMLDSLLAQTRPADFIVAVDDGSTDNTANILESYKDRLPLQIARFPKNQGHRAAFAKSLELAQPLLGDSDMIALADQDDIWLPQKLQILEEALRQADANLVFGDAQLIDSKGKIISESWRKTSGIPEHLSLRAILTGYTNVTGCMTIFKAKLLKQILPIPEQVAVHDQWITFCASLDAPNNKGIKSISAPVIQYRIHGENAIGLGQTHTWTGNLKLNLQWAKMILTTPHFETLSPSDQEFVKRYIAYVNDLLSKPFIPQYLVWIARNASSIYPHVKGIPGKILHILYGIVGAPIITKISGKR; this is encoded by the coding sequence ATGTCTAAAATCGGGATTGTTCTTGCAACTTACAACGGAGAAAAGTATCTTTCGCAGATGCTGGATTCGCTTTTGGCACAAACACGCCCTGCCGATTTTATCGTGGCAGTCGATGACGGTTCTACGGACAATACCGCAAATATTCTCGAAAGTTACAAAGACCGCCTCCCCTTGCAAATTGCACGATTCCCCAAAAATCAAGGGCACCGAGCTGCTTTTGCAAAATCACTCGAACTTGCGCAGCCGCTACTCGGCGATAGCGACATGATAGCCCTTGCCGATCAAGACGATATCTGGCTCCCGCAAAAATTGCAAATTCTCGAAGAAGCGCTTCGGCAAGCCGATGCGAATCTCGTATTTGGCGACGCTCAGCTTATAGACAGCAAAGGGAAAATCATTAGCGAATCATGGAGAAAAACCTCTGGCATCCCAGAACATCTTTCGTTAAGAGCAATCCTTACCGGATATACGAATGTCACCGGATGCATGACGATTTTCAAGGCAAAGCTGCTCAAGCAAATTCTTCCTATTCCAGAACAAGTCGCCGTCCATGACCAATGGATTACTTTTTGTGCAAGCCTCGATGCCCCGAATAACAAAGGTATAAAATCAATTAGCGCCCCCGTCATTCAATACCGCATCCACGGAGAAAACGCGATTGGGCTCGGCCAAACTCACACTTGGACAGGCAACCTGAAATTGAATTTACAATGGGCAAAAATGATTTTGACGACCCCACATTTTGAAACGCTCTCTCCAAGCGACCAGGAATTTGTAAAGCGCTATATCGCCTACGTGAACGACTTACTCAGCAAGCCCTTCATTCCGCAATACCTCGTGTGGATTGCACGAAATGCATCAAGCATCTATCCGCACGTCAAAGGAATTCCTGGTAAGATTTTACACATTTTGTACGGCATTGTCGGAGCTCCCATCATCACTAAAATTTCTGGAAAGAGATAA
- a CDS encoding glycosyltransferase, whose product MNEPKILFICDKNECTSFGRLTMNLVKAVAGVFEPHVLWLKTPKFFGALSKDEPNCDDSYISHEVWAKSLYSGFFSFRGPLKKLVQTLNPQIVFFIRPELGFLVPVVSGLSKTVMFVHDTFAETLYPNSLKFKLLNLFYIRPTVKADSFVYNSGWTRIQAERHFGVDMSKKPGAVIGCPIDCELFNKPEVALTAEEKKDFARKCGIKNFDGMCLNVSLDEPRKNIETYFEMAALRPNVAFVRIGKFSERLREIVNAKKLYNVYHFSEVKAHVMRDFYRNADLMVYPSLLEGFGLPPIEAIACGTPAVGAATSAVKENLEGVCPLVDPPTDAKAYAKVLDRVLAGEKVIDEKKAAALLDHCSMKSFSKRVLDFLKN is encoded by the coding sequence ATGAACGAACCAAAGATTTTGTTTATTTGTGACAAGAATGAATGTACAAGTTTCGGTCGTTTGACGATGAACTTGGTCAAGGCTGTTGCGGGCGTTTTTGAACCCCATGTGTTGTGGCTTAAAACGCCAAAGTTCTTTGGTGCGCTATCTAAAGATGAACCCAATTGTGATGATTCATATATCTCTCATGAAGTGTGGGCGAAGTCGCTTTATTCGGGATTTTTTTCTTTCCGTGGCCCGCTAAAGAAATTGGTGCAGACTCTGAATCCGCAAATCGTTTTTTTCATTCGTCCGGAACTAGGATTCTTGGTGCCGGTGGTTTCTGGGCTTAGCAAAACGGTGATGTTTGTTCATGATACTTTTGCTGAAACTCTTTACCCGAATTCTCTTAAATTTAAGCTCCTTAATTTATTCTACATCCGTCCAACGGTCAAAGCTGATTCTTTTGTCTATAATTCTGGATGGACGCGAATTCAGGCAGAACGCCATTTCGGTGTGGACATGTCTAAAAAGCCGGGTGCAGTTATTGGCTGCCCGATTGATTGTGAATTATTCAATAAGCCCGAAGTTGCTCTGACCGCTGAAGAAAAAAAAGATTTTGCACGCAAGTGTGGTATCAAAAATTTTGATGGAATGTGCTTGAATGTGAGTCTCGATGAACCCCGCAAGAATATCGAAACTTATTTTGAAATGGCTGCTCTTCGGCCGAATGTAGCTTTTGTGCGAATCGGAAAGTTCTCGGAGCGCCTTCGCGAAATTGTAAATGCAAAAAAGCTCTATAATGTTTATCATTTCAGTGAAGTCAAGGCTCATGTGATGCGTGATTTTTACCGCAACGCTGATTTGATGGTGTATCCGTCGCTGTTGGAAGGCTTTGGACTTCCGCCAATCGAAGCGATTGCTTGTGGAACTCCCGCTGTTGGTGCTGCGACTTCTGCTGTTAAGGAAAATTTGGAAGGTGTGTGCCCACTTGTGGATCCTCCGACTGATGCAAAGGCCTACGCCAAGGTTCTTGATCGTGTGCTTGCGGGTGAAAAAGTTATTGATGAAAAAAAAGCAGCCGCCCTTTTGGACCACTGCTCTATGAAATCTTTTAGTAAAAGAGTTTTAGATTTTCTTAAAAATTAA
- a CDS encoding glycosyltransferase family 2 protein — protein sequence MPTVCTILVNFKNPKKTVACLRALEKSTVQPDCVYVIDNASTKESKEYFESFSFAFKIRWIWNKENRGFAAGCNQGIRASLEEFPNSFAWLLNNDTEPTPTALEKLLDKAVTTNAGITGSLIQKANGEFSGGVGFIHPKFASVRRPASTDEKNFDYVEGSSFLISPECIQKTGLLSEDYFLYFEESDYCCKAKRNGFTLAWATESVILHDIGSSTGSENAKGGVPYFIDCIMIRNRIHFAFKNGYPTLGILLGLGISLALRVKRLQFSRVPTILKITLSKALFKKFIEKNGGYYEIH from the coding sequence ATGCCAACAGTTTGTACAATCCTCGTCAATTTTAAGAATCCGAAAAAAACCGTTGCCTGTTTACGCGCACTCGAAAAAAGCACAGTCCAGCCAGACTGCGTCTATGTTATCGACAATGCATCTACTAAAGAGTCTAAAGAATATTTTGAAAGCTTTTCCTTTGCATTTAAAATCCGCTGGATTTGGAACAAAGAAAATCGAGGCTTTGCGGCAGGCTGCAATCAAGGAATCCGCGCATCATTAGAAGAATTCCCCAATAGTTTTGCATGGTTGTTAAACAACGACACCGAGCCTACCCCAACAGCACTCGAAAAGCTTCTCGACAAGGCTGTTACCACAAACGCAGGAATTACAGGCTCACTCATTCAAAAAGCAAATGGCGAGTTTTCTGGCGGAGTCGGTTTTATCCACCCGAAGTTTGCCTCGGTACGCCGGCCAGCATCCACTGACGAAAAAAATTTTGACTATGTCGAAGGCTCCTCGTTCCTGATTTCGCCGGAATGCATACAAAAGACAGGCCTTTTAAGTGAAGATTATTTTCTGTACTTCGAAGAAAGCGACTACTGTTGCAAAGCCAAACGAAACGGCTTTACGCTTGCATGGGCGACCGAAAGCGTAATCTTGCACGACATCGGATCTTCGACTGGAAGCGAAAACGCAAAAGGCGGAGTCCCCTATTTTATCGATTGCATAATGATTCGAAACCGAATCCATTTTGCATTCAAAAACGGATACCCGACATTAGGCATTTTACTTGGCTTAGGCATAAGCCTAGCACTCCGCGTAAAAAGGTTACAATTTTCAAGAGTTCCAACTATTTTGAAAATTACTTTATCAAAAGCTTTGTTCAAAAAATTTATTGAGAAAAACGGGGGATACTATGAAATCCATTGA
- a CDS encoding PTS sugar transporter subunit IIA, with protein MVPTYVRVYTQPVEFNRALGYAYDALVNGPYRFDALSAWKGLSERIAQGIYMGQGLLLPHTRIPGLPGPLMAFVVCREGFTGIKTRNDELAQFICVLLSPAESAMAHTMEIANVAKLMLNPEWKEKALSATDEEELKVLF; from the coding sequence ATGGTTCCTACATATGTGCGTGTTTACACGCAGCCGGTTGAATTCAATCGTGCTTTGGGGTATGCTTACGATGCTCTTGTAAATGGTCCTTATCGTTTTGACGCTTTGTCGGCATGGAAAGGGCTTTCTGAGCGTATAGCCCAGGGCATTTATATGGGGCAGGGGCTTTTACTTCCGCATACGCGTATTCCTGGTTTGCCGGGTCCGCTAATGGCTTTTGTGGTTTGTCGTGAGGGCTTTACGGGAATAAAAACGCGTAATGATGAATTGGCGCAGTTTATTTGCGTGTTGCTTTCGCCAGCGGAATCGGCGATGGCGCATACGATGGAGATTGCCAATGTGGCAAAGCTTATGCTGAACCCAGAATGGAAAGAGAAAGCGCTCAGCGCGACTGACGAGGAAGAATTGAAAGTTTTATTCTGA
- a CDS encoding MauE/DoxX family redox-associated membrane protein, with amino-acid sequence MIACFEKPNLKNTIIAGVLLTLATFLVAVGVAEISFPETFLTFTDHEWLLDIWPKAYRYNIHVGVSAVALACALIAPALKIQKDFATRTLETLCRVGIGGMFIFASIFKIQDPHQFATLVAQYQFFSALHIDFVNNFFALIYPQFEFWFGLAMIVSPFVRESAFAIFWMFVSFIIALAWALWNDLGITCGCFELEDGNAHDKAEAWTSLIRDLILVWPTLWLAFRKNKSIIAIWKKPE; translated from the coding sequence ATGATTGCATGTTTTGAAAAACCAAACCTCAAGAATACGATTATCGCAGGCGTTCTCCTCACACTCGCCACGTTCCTTGTAGCAGTCGGTGTTGCAGAAATCAGCTTTCCCGAAACATTCCTCACATTCACCGACCACGAGTGGCTTTTGGATATTTGGCCGAAGGCTTACCGCTACAACATCCACGTTGGTGTTAGCGCCGTTGCACTCGCTTGCGCCTTGATCGCCCCCGCACTCAAGATTCAAAAAGACTTTGCCACGCGCACGCTCGAAACGCTTTGTCGCGTAGGCATTGGCGGCATGTTCATCTTCGCCTCGATTTTCAAAATCCAGGACCCGCACCAGTTCGCAACACTCGTGGCGCAGTACCAGTTTTTCTCGGCACTCCACATCGACTTCGTGAACAACTTCTTTGCGCTTATCTATCCGCAATTTGAATTCTGGTTCGGCCTCGCCATGATTGTATCGCCGTTCGTCCGCGAATCCGCATTTGCGATTTTCTGGATGTTCGTGAGCTTCATCATCGCACTCGCCTGGGCTCTCTGGAACGACCTCGGCATCACTTGCGGTTGCTTTGAACTCGAAGACGGAAACGCCCACGACAAGGCAGAAGCCTGGACAAGCCTCATCCGCGACCTCATCCTCGTTTGGCCGACGCTCTGGCTCGCCTTCCGCAAGAACAAGAGCATCATCGCTATTTGGAAGAAACCGGAATAA
- a CDS encoding class I tRNA ligase family protein, with product MALDIPLPQHILAHGWWLVNGGEKMSKSAGNVVNPMDYMEKYGIDAFRYFLAREMVVGQDANFTHEGFVRRINSDLANDLGNVLNRVHRLVLTNFEGKLPAPAALDDAANEVITIANRVRTNVMEWIPQVKLSQVVEEIMTLVRSVNRYLEVKAPWKLAKDPALKDELATVLYVSAEAVRLSLCLLWPVIPGKSEEGLAMIGSKFTDQNDLVWGILKGGEQFGEGKPLFPRIEEEVKKQPQQQQKPKQNKPLMAADVPAAMDLRVAQIVEVADHPDANSLYVLKVDAGEGEPRTICSGLKNSYKPEELQNRKILLFANLKPNALRGIMSQGMLFAGDLDAEAHTCRLVSVPEDAKPGDRALFKGVAPSEPRELKVKDFEKIALSVKGGAVFCGETALEVNGKAVTCDVADGNGVH from the coding sequence ATGGCCCTCGACATTCCGCTCCCGCAGCACATCCTCGCCCACGGCTGGTGGCTCGTGAACGGCGGCGAAAAGATGAGCAAGTCCGCAGGCAACGTGGTGAACCCGATGGACTACATGGAAAAGTACGGCATCGATGCGTTCCGTTACTTCCTCGCCCGCGAAATGGTCGTCGGTCAAGATGCCAACTTTACGCACGAAGGCTTTGTCCGCCGCATCAACAGCGACCTCGCCAACGACCTCGGTAACGTATTGAACCGCGTTCACCGTTTGGTGCTCACGAACTTCGAAGGCAAGCTCCCGGCTCCGGCTGCACTCGACGATGCAGCCAACGAAGTCATCACCATCGCAAACCGCGTCCGCACAAACGTGATGGAATGGATTCCGCAGGTCAAGCTGTCCCAGGTCGTCGAAGAAATCATGACGCTTGTCCGTAGCGTGAACCGCTACCTCGAAGTCAAGGCTCCGTGGAAACTCGCCAAGGATCCCGCCCTCAAGGACGAACTTGCCACAGTGCTTTACGTTTCTGCCGAAGCCGTGCGTTTAAGCCTTTGCCTCCTCTGGCCGGTCATTCCGGGCAAGAGCGAAGAAGGTCTCGCCATGATTGGCAGCAAGTTCACCGACCAGAACGACCTCGTTTGGGGCATCCTCAAGGGCGGCGAACAGTTCGGCGAAGGCAAGCCGCTTTTCCCGCGTATCGAAGAAGAAGTCAAGAAGCAGCCGCAACAGCAGCAGAAGCCCAAGCAGAACAAGCCGCTCATGGCCGCAGACGTTCCGGCAGCAATGGACCTCCGCGTGGCTCAGATTGTCGAAGTTGCCGATCATCCAGATGCAAATAGTTTGTACGTCCTCAAGGTCGATGCTGGCGAAGGCGAACCGCGCACCATTTGCAGTGGCCTCAAAAACAGCTACAAGCCCGAAGAACTCCAGAACCGTAAGATTCTCTTGTTCGCAAACTTGAAGCCAAATGCTCTCCGTGGCATCATGAGCCAGGGCATGCTTTTTGCAGGCGACCTCGACGCCGAAGCCCACACTTGCCGCCTCGTGAGCGTCCCCGAAGATGCCAAGCCGGGTGACCGCGCCCTCTTCAAGGGTGTCGCACCGAGCGAACCGCGCGAGCTCAAGGTGAAGGACTTCGAAAAGATTGCACTCTCCGTGAAGGGTGGTGCTGTATTCTGCGGTGAAACCGCTCTTGAAGTGAACGGCAAGGCCGTGACCTGCGACGTCGCCGACGGCAACGGAGTGCATTAA
- a CDS encoding capsule assembly Wzi family protein yields MKSIEKIFSTLIIATTVGASPIFAKHVSNASLNGSAHTNNMPRHITFSDSTHEKELNINAQLLDSIAITNLSNAKTHYDNATSIRLFIDGHFTDAFHFNARAKINTDYTNRHINPNFYNPDEGLPYNKQSEKKRTWDLFGANVSYSLKPVELLAGFDYLEWGPARRNHVILRGERNVYRPWQDSSSRISDAAPTPYFGYQFTLGPIEYTQYAAKIYEKKNFGKYFHAHRLNLNLPKDITFGISETSLYGTTIEAAGSNPNKDSDSTGREFEWAYVIPFIPYVFQEHLQGDQDNISLAFDLSVKTLPNWEFYAELLWDDMKSPTSMFDDSWWGNKWATTLGVARDNIVLGPANLGWMFEYTRIEPWVYTHHKGRGYTYANYAQSLGSDLGPNSQEVHTEVSAAYKFLQATLFFGAVAKDTAFGGNINDLHTPESATDKKFLSKKTTVRYKELGFNLEAKPWDWFSFRCSYTRFFGDFKGYRTYAVGSLQW; encoded by the coding sequence ATGAAATCCATTGAAAAAATATTTAGCACGTTGATTATAGCAACAACAGTAGGAGCAAGTCCAATCTTCGCCAAGCATGTATCCAACGCATCCCTCAATGGTTCGGCACATACAAACAACATGCCACGCCACATCACTTTCTCGGATTCCACACATGAAAAAGAGCTAAATATCAACGCACAGCTGTTGGATTCCATCGCGATTACGAATCTCTCAAATGCGAAAACACATTACGACAACGCCACGTCCATCCGCTTGTTCATCGACGGACACTTCACGGACGCATTCCACTTCAACGCCCGCGCAAAAATCAACACCGATTACACAAACCGACACATAAATCCAAATTTCTATAACCCGGACGAAGGCCTCCCCTACAACAAGCAGAGCGAAAAAAAACGCACTTGGGATTTATTCGGAGCAAATGTAAGCTATAGCCTCAAGCCTGTAGAACTCCTCGCTGGATTTGATTACCTCGAATGGGGTCCCGCCCGCCGCAACCACGTCATTTTACGCGGTGAGCGTAACGTTTACCGCCCGTGGCAAGATAGCTCCAGCCGCATCTCCGATGCCGCCCCGACGCCTTATTTCGGCTACCAGTTCACGCTCGGACCAATTGAATACACGCAGTACGCCGCCAAAATCTACGAAAAGAAAAACTTCGGCAAGTATTTCCATGCCCACCGCCTCAACCTGAATTTGCCCAAAGACATCACGTTCGGCATTTCAGAAACATCGCTCTACGGCACCACCATCGAGGCCGCAGGTTCCAACCCGAATAAAGATAGCGACAGTACCGGTCGCGAATTCGAATGGGCTTACGTCATTCCGTTCATCCCCTACGTTTTCCAGGAGCACTTGCAAGGCGACCAAGACAATATCTCGCTTGCATTTGACTTGAGCGTCAAAACGCTCCCGAATTGGGAATTCTACGCAGAACTCTTGTGGGACGATATGAAATCACCGACAAGCATGTTCGACGATTCTTGGTGGGGCAACAAGTGGGCAACAACGCTCGGAGTCGCCCGCGATAACATTGTACTCGGCCCCGCAAATCTCGGTTGGATGTTTGAATACACCCGCATTGAGCCATGGGTTTACACGCACCATAAAGGCCGCGGCTACACCTACGCCAATTACGCCCAAAGCCTCGGTAGCGACCTCGGCCCGAATAGCCAAGAAGTACACACCGAAGTCAGTGCCGCCTACAAATTCCTCCAAGCAACGCTTTTCTTTGGCGCAGTCGCCAAAGACACTGCCTTCGGCGGGAACATCAACGACCTCCACACGCCCGAAAGTGCAACGGACAAGAAGTTCCTGAGCAAAAAAACAACTGTGCGTTACAAGGAACTCGGATTCAATTTAGAAGCAAAACCATGGGATTGGTTCAGCTTTAGATGCAGCTACACGCGGTTCTTCGGAGACTTTAAAGGCTACCGCACTTACGCCGTCGGTAGCCTGCAGTGGTAG